One part of the Amphiura filiformis chromosome 5, Afil_fr2py, whole genome shotgun sequence genome encodes these proteins:
- the LOC140151859 gene encoding monocarboxylate transporter 12-like, translating to MPTKDLHHVDTGWAWLILVSSCITIFLHEATWKALAVLLPTFKEQFETHTWVIGTMVTLFVSFRELTGPIVGILATKINNRLLGIVGGTLIGLSTISASFATSVYELLGLLSLINGISFGLLWIPSLALLAVYFDKYYSLAVGIAYAHSSFGMMVIAPVTQFLLDTYGWRGVLLLLGGINFHLLISGILLRQPNYESTANTKNDNLQNAYSALCQNEDDENDTFGWQSHPSKSSRFEYILVFIKLLGLDLFANPSFLVCSVITSCSACVFAGWIVYFIPHCLVKGLSPYEASFAATAAGFSNLIGHIIYAPFLSRNIITVRSGLYITGTVSTIALLVDRYTSTLTTIIISNMFITAATGALSSLCEVYLKSVVEPNSLAKAMGWRMGLSGVLRIIPGFTVGWLYDQTGSYDTGFTFLGAIQAVGILAVAVDHLRLNMSNRKTE from the exons ATGCCTACGAAGGATTTACACCACGTGGATACGGGTTGGGCATGGCTGATATTAGTATCTTCTTGTATAACTATATTCCTGCATGAAGCTACGTGGAAGGCATTGGCAGTTCTTCTCCCTACTTTCAAAGAACAGTTTGAAACTCACACATGGGTAATCGGTACAATGGTTACACTATTCGTCAGCTTCCGGGAACTTACAG GACCAATTGTTGGTATACTTGCAACAAAAATAAACAACCGTCTTCTGGGAATAGTTGGTGGCACATTAATTGGGCTTTCTACCATCAGTGCTTCATTTGCCACAAGTGTTTATGAACTTCTGGGACTATTGTCACTTATAAACG GAATATCATTCGGCTTATTATGGATTCCCAGCTTGGCCTTGTTGGCAGTATATTTTGACAAATACTATTCCTTAGCTGTTGGGATTGCGTATGCTCATTCTTCCTTCGGAATGATGGTGATTGCTCCTGTTACACAATTTTTACTAGATACCTATGGATGGCGTGGTGTACTGTTACTTCTTGGTGGCATTAACTTTCACCTGCTTATAAGCGGCATTTTGTTACGCCAACCAAATTATGAATCCACCGCAAATACGAAAAATGATAACTTGCAAAATGCCTATTCGGCTTTATGtcaaaatgaagatgatgaaAATGATACATTTGGCTGGCAAAGTCACCCTTCAAAATCGTCAAGGTTTGAATACATACTTGTATTTATCAAGCTCTTGGGGCTTGATCTTTTCGCCAACCCTTCCTTTCTAGTTTGTAGTGTCATCACCTCTTGTAGCGCTTGTGTGTTTGCCGGTTGGATTGTATACTTCATACCCCACTGCCTAGTCAAAGGACTTTCTCCATATGAAGCTTCATTTGCAGCAACCGCTGCTGGATTTTCTAATTTAATTGGACACATAATTTACGCCCCTTTTCTTTCCAGAAATATTATAACTGTTCGAAGTGGTCTATATATAACAGGAACAGTGTCAACGATCGCACTCTTGGTAGATAGATATACCTCAACGCTCACTACTATCATTATATCGAATATGTTTATAACTGCTGCTACAGGTGCCCTTTCTTCATTATGTGAGGTCTACTTGAAGTCCGTTGTAGAGCCAAATTCGCTGGCGAAAGCAATGGGATGGCGAATGGGGCTATCTGGCGTGTTAAGAATAATACCAGGATTTACAGTTG GTTGGTTATACGACCAAACTGGCAGTTACGACACCGGCTTCACATTTTTAGGCGCCATCCAAGCTGTGGGAATTCTAGCTGTTGCTGTTGATCATCTGCGACTAAATATGAGTAATAGGAAGACAGAATGA